The region taaaatcccactatttacagattaaaagaatttaaaaaccagaatttatttattcaatcaaaaatatataaaagacacgacgtttcgatctcaccctagagatcatcgtcaggtgtgctGACGATGgttgagatcgaaacgtcgtgtcttttatatatttttgattgaatgaataaattctggtttttgaattcttttaatctgtaaatagtgggattttatcttattatccgttcaccacgtttgagtgtggttatcgttctatctTTCGAATAGTTCATCACAGTTGACAACGTTTATTAACATttatgggttcgaaccccactGTTGGATGATATTTTCTTGATTCATTTCTCCGGTTGTCATAATCTTAAAGAATATGTTCTTTTTAATCACTGCGGATCATTACATTTCAATCATTACGGATATTTTGTTGCTCTCCTACAGCTGGTTCTATAGACCGGTATTAACTCCAACCTGTTGTACGAACTGGTCTAATGGGAAACatgattttacaaaatttaccaGGTGGTCGTCGAGTAAGAGTACGAAAATGATATATAAGTTATACGAAATAGGTTCATTTTCTGATAGTTAAATGCATAGACTAGTCGAATTATTTTTGTAGCCATTTGAAATTCAGCGAAAGAAACATTTCCAATCAGAAATGAGAAGAAAAtaactaatgatgataatttctaTCGAAAATAACCTTCTTTTATGTCAATAAACgtttgaaaaatatctatttcaatcTTTTCTAAGTTATATTTCGCGGTTGAACGCTTACATTGTACTCCCACTAGATCTTTCAGAGGGAATCGGTCTCATCGATAGAACAGCGCCAGCTATAAATACTGTAAAATGGTGGTGTAATACTCAGTGCTGGCGTGGCAAAGGGGTTACTTCGTTCACTATGAAAACTCTGACTGTCACTTAGATTGTTTCtagcgggttcgagtcctgttCGCGGGCCTCGGATCTTCTGTACCCCTTGCGCAATCCAGCATTTTTGTTCCATTTTGCTCGCACTCATATACGTCTAATATATACACAGAGCATGCGCCAGttgtttttttagattttattttttatttttcatttctaaacaTTATTCGAAGATTATTCAAATAAGTCTCTACTTAAAACGCGTTGCTCGGGTTAAGCATTATCCATGCAAAACCCTTAATGCAGCAAAATAGTAATAACATGCGTGTTTTATGTAAATCTATAACTAGAATACCAACCGCCTTATTCCTACAGTCGCATGGGCTCCAATAAGTTGGTTATGTTTCGTCTCTGGTGACAGTTAAAAATATGTAAGTTTCAGATCGATAATGATATTCGTATACCGGTGACCGTATACCGTCATTTGTTTTCGTATACATCGCAACATCTGCATCTGTTATCTTTCATGAAATGACACTTGGtttgaaacaaaaatgcaATTTACTCCTCGTGTTCGACATAAGTATGTTTTAAGTAGCAGTTAATAGCCACGGAGTTGGTCAAACAAGAGTAATGAACTGGCCTGATTTGGCTAGTCAATGATAAATAAATCGGATCGTATTTGTATATTCAATCTATCTCTTTGCGATGTTTTGGAAATAAcggaaatcaattttttaagtTTAACACTCGTTAGAATATTAGATGTAAAGTTATCatatctttgaaatatctttgaaTAATAAGACAATTACGTAGATATGAAATAGAACATAGAGATATCGGGTAACAATGAGCAGTCATAAACTGTTTtaactcattagaaaattacgatTGATATTGTTTTCGACAAAAAGTTCGTTTAAATGGATGAgttttttagatttgatttgaaagatTCAACCTGTaagattttcagatttttatgATTCTCCAATTTTCAGGCTTCAAAGTTCTAAGTTCTGTCGTATTGtatctgtaaaaaaaaatctaccTTAAATGATTATAGAATCTTcatctatatatattttctttaatgTAGATTACTTTTGCGTCAGAACTAAGATTTGATATATTGCaacaaaaaatgaaactttaaaAAGCAATCACAGAGGTTTTAAAAGTTTcagtgaaataaatacattttgtaATTTCTTTCAGAAGCAAGATGCGTTTGGTGATATTTCTATCAATCGCAACAATCGCGGTCGCCTCGGCGACGACGGAAAAGCACGGCGTCGTCAAGAATCGACGAGATCTCGCGGTAATCGACGAGAAGTTGCAAAACGAAAATCCGTTGAAAAGATCGAAACGTTCTCTTTGTTCGATCGAGGAGAATTTGACATCGGCTCTTCACCGATTGCGCGGTATTACTAAAATCATCAGGCTCagagaaaaacaggtctccaTATTCGGAACGACTGAATTAGCGGATGACCTGATCGATTTTGCGTTGGGAAAATCCGGAACCGAATTAGCAATCAAGGATGTTATCGGACCGTTGTACGTGACCTATAAGATTGTGACCGGAGTTGAAAGTGAACCGTTGAAAGTGTTCGCAGTTCTTGATTTGATCAGAAGAGGTGGGCAAGTCGATTTGAAGGGAATTCTAGAAGATTTGGTCGCATTTGCTCTGAAAATCAAGCACATATCTTTTAACCCGCACAAAATCGAAGAGATGTTCAAAAAAGCTTTCAATGGACTCCGTGGCCATCCCCACCGAGCCCACCATAGACTCCGCGGCCACCGACACCGACACCGACAGCGTCACCATCCCCATAGGCCCCATAGGCCCCACAGACCACATAGACCCCACAAACCGCACATGCCCCGTAAACCACATAAACCACATAAACCCCACAAATTCCACCGATCACAAAGACAACGACATGGACATAAAGACAAGAAGACTAATAATATTCCAGGGAATGTGATGCCATAGTTAAATTGTCTGTGGGGTTATTGATTAATAAACGACTGCACTTGGGAAATACATGAATATCAGGTTACTACACCTAGCGATAGATGATAAAACTAATGTATAATGAGCACTATTTCtccttgttttaaactattcatgttaaattattattattcattgttaacggtttcaaatttcaattctcTGATGGGataaaatgtagaaaaaacagaaaaataaaCGTTAGATGttgaacaaaaatattttcgttCGGTTTTGTGTAAGGTGTTTCTGTCCTTCCTCTTGTAACAATAATAACCGCTGGTTTTGATGGCGATAATTTGAATAAGGATTTCGAAAGAATCAGATGTATGTTCTCGCagcgggaatcgaacccgggccGCCGGGATGAAAGAAACCCAGAAATCCTAATGAGAAATCCCCTAGTAGACCATAATGAAGTCTCAATGAACCGCTGTATAATTTTGGACTGATGATAAGTCACAGTCAAATTACCACCAAATTGACTATCATCGCATTCAACCATTACTTAAGATATGACCACCCATagtttagactggtattatttCTAACCCGGAGACTAATATTGGATACGAActaagttagcccccgggttaaagataatacatGTGGTTCACGATATCGATACCTTTACTCTATTTATCCGCTTGCACTTGACGGTCAATATGACGCGTTGTGACTGCCGCTTTCGGTGATTAATGTTTCCAGCAATAGCGAAACCgatagactggttaccggtcccTTCAGGCAAGTCATGTTCATCGCGGGCACAGAGGATAAGATATGATGGAGAAACAATGAACCCATGTCCAACTTTTGTAGAGAAAATGTTACTAACTACCGATTGAAATCGATTACAGACAAACGAACAACACCTCCTTATTAGTATTAACGAccattttattgatttatttcgcAGCCTATGGTAACATTCTTCTTTACGTTATCGTTCAACAAGAAAGACAATGAATGAGAGGCGCAGTTCCGAATCTCTGCGAATTGACTGCTGCACAACAAATTATACACAACACATTATTTAATGACGTCTAATCTAATCATGACATTCACATCGAAACTAGCATCAAGCATCCTTACAATAgttattttagatgatttaattattcaaaagttcAACCGGTGGGCAGGTGCCCATTACCGATTCTGTTTCGAGTTTTAGCGCGAATACTGGCCAGGCGCCGGCGTTGTCGTGGAAACACTGCTCGCTACGGTCGGACGATAGATACATACGATATCCGGGAACTGTAAATCTGATATCGGCAAAACGATTGTCTCTTAGCGAGGCGTTCATTTGACTGACGGTGATTCGACGTAGCCTCATCAGCATCTTAATGACAGGGCGAGATCGGCTGCCAGTCGTGTACAGAGCAGCCGAACGAATCTCATGGTGTATTTTACTGTCcagtttaaaatgaaaatccaaaCCGTCAAAGTCACACGCTGAAAGAGTATTCGGAACAATATCTTTACAATGGAACCGCGTTACAACGAACTCACGGAACCAGAAAATCGGTTCGGTATGACCGACGGTTCGTTTTTAtgcagtatgaaattaatcaaattcatctaAGTCCAGGTCATTAGTTATTTTGTAACTTGAATATTTCTAGTTTAAATGCTGCTTACCTTCAACCCAAACTGTACACATCTTTTCGTTACGTCCTGGAAATACATACGTACATATCATATGTTATTTGTTGTATTTGGACATTGAATACATTAATCATTTTGTTCCGTCTATGCCACCAAACAGTCCGCCATCCGAACTTAAGTGTCAGTAATCCTCCGGGGACCGGTCGCAGAGTCAAGGCTCAGacgtaagaccagtctaagaccaactttgttctataggtaatctaacaacttaagattggtcttaagatttaagaccacttttggacttaagtcacgactgtgcaactggcccctgacgAAGGCATACTCTGGTCCGAGATTTAGTCTATATGTAATCGTTCCAGCGACCGCATTAAGTAAAAACGTATGCACGGATTTACTAGCGGTTTCTTTAGTACAAATAAATGTCATTAAACAAAGTCTATAGgatatacaaaataaatacatgctAAGGTCCAAAGAACATCATTATAAGcaattacaaatattatagaaataacaGTGACATTTGACGgtgataaaaaaaatatatctatgcatATAAACTGATAATTTCAATAAAGGATGATAATGGTAATGATGATAacaatgataaataataacataaaataataacataaaataataataaatgataatgaattattatacattatcatttattatcaTTCTATGTAAGATatgttgataatgatgattatgatgatgataatattaattAACAGATTGGGATTCTTTGGTTTCTAGAAATGAATCTAACAACAAGACAGATTACTGTCGAGTTTAAATCAAAGTTATAAAGAGGATTTCCAAAAAATAAGAATTCGCATTTGTTCGACATATtcaatctattgaaatataCGGAAGTCGTTGTAGGGAATCTAGTGGCGAGAGAAAAGATTCATGTTGGAGGGaaggttctcgacactgaaaaTTTTACTAGTAGCATAATATTGCGACAGCGATTAGTGAATGATCCTACAATGGATAatatttcaaagtttatttatctGACAGACTCGAGATGCATCTAAACCCTATCTAGACCCGGCCCATTAAAAGACAACATAATACCGAATAACTATTAACTGTATTTCATGGTTattgaaaatagaaagaaaattataTTAATACTAGTTAGTTTTGTTACTTCGATTGATGAGGCATCCTACAATGGATAAGATTTCAAAGTTTATATATCTCTGACAGTTTCGAGATACATCTAAACCCTATCTAAACGCGGCCCGATTAAAGACAACATGGATACTGCATACGAAGCTTACTGTAATTCAtggtaattgaaaaaaatagaaaagaaaatcatatTACTACCCATATAAGGGGCAGTACAAGGGaagggtggggggggggggggtaataTAGTATTTTCACAACCTAGCTTTAGAAAGTTTCACATTCTAGGGGGAGGTGCCTCAAACCCCCTTAAAGACTTCGCGTCTACGGCATTCTAGTTCATGTAGCAATTGCCCATGTGTAGGCCCAGGCAGACCTCCGGTCTTTTAGGCCCCCTATTCATAATtcctggatccgccactgCAATATCCCCGCACCTTAACTGCATTTCGTGTGATAAGTGTATTACTAAGTGCGGTCAGTACACAAGATGACTCAAAAGCAAAAACTATTTCAGGAGCTTGAAAGCATCCAATTAGGCTACTGAAATCGTCTTTAGTCTTGATTTATATTCGCAATTCATTTCACTCATCGCCGCCACATtattgaagtcatctctattttgtGAAGACTCATCCAAATGACAGTATAAGCGAGTTCGACTCTAAGTGAAAGATTGAATAGTAAAATTACTACTGACCTGATAAAGCCTGATTCCACAGTGGGGTGCTGGCATTCAGAGACCTGACTCCCACTAAGTGCAGAGCGACAAGTCCTGATAATAAACTCAATGCTGAAACTGGTTTCATGCTGACTGATGGTGGTCTCTGAGTTCCGGTCACAAACTGAAACAATCCTCCCGAGTTTGATCATATATACTTTTCTTACCAAAATCGTGTAGGCGAGTGGAGAAGACAACATTGGGAgaattgataatttcattttaaagtTCTAAGATCCATACGTATCCTTAACAAGATTAAACACGGGATACTCGCGCAGGCAGGAAGCCATATCAGCgtgaatattgaaaagacaatcGTCTGAAAACGCCTCtgcaaaatgataaaattatatatttctattaacgGCGAGACTTATTCGTTTTAACCAGTTAAACGTTtgtgtttgaaatgaatcaaaatcCACGTGGAAATGAGTAAATATCAAACGTTTTTTCCCGAATATGTTTCGCCTACGTGCAATGAATAAAAGTTAAAATCTCCAGTTTTCGGTGTACATTTTCACTGTCATAGTTTACTTTACCTAACTGCGCAATTCCGCACGCGGACAAAAGCGAGATCTTTTActgtaatttttctaaactcGGACGATACCGATTCCAGTTAAGTGAGTTTTACTGTTAGTATGTGTTTGGTCAGGGAAAAACCATCGACAAATTGAAGCTCTGAAACcaccgggattcgaaccatcTCATCGATGCTACGTCGTCTCCGTGTCATTTCTCAAAGACAAGGAATGGATTAGAATCGACTTATGAAAAATCAGTctaaatttattgaaacacCAAGAAAACAATCGAAGTACTAGAACATATCAGGACCAACTTTCatcagttgtgagttaaattcGTCTTCTGAATGTCTTGAGTGATAGTTAATTAACTTATTTCAACTATGTACAAATCTCGATGCATCAAGTGGCCAACAAACCACAATCAGTTGCTTGTTGAGTCAGGCTGgatgaaatattgttttatgaactggAACCAAAAAtaccaattatgtacttcaaGTTGAACAAAAAATCAGTAAATTCGACCAATCAACCAACTGTATCTGTACATGTACTTTGTTTTCCCGACTTCTAAATCAAGTCCTCTGCTTctctcccggcaggtgtggctggtgggtttgtaagggccCCACGTCAAGTAAACATGACAAATCATCCCTATTAAGATCGAAACTATAACTGTCACAAATGTGGAAGGCGGTTCCAGAGATTGCAGATTTAGATTGAATAGATTCGGTTTGTGACGCGGTTGTAGTtgattattatgataaatCGATCGATAGTTGGGCTGATTGGCTGCGAGCTCTGTCGTGAACTTCAGACGTTCTCAAGGTCACGCCGAATATATCTTCATGAAAACGTCCATTATCCTGCGTAAAAACAAGAGAATTTACATTTTCAAAGTTACCCGGTATCCATGCTGAGAATACTTCAGGGTCCGTATTACGAAAAAgctaaactgtttaatttccTGTTGGCTTAATTGCTTTGGTTTCTTAAAATTGTCAATGAGGACAATGATAAAAACTTTCAGACCGATTTCAGTATTATTAGTCCCATTAGAACATGCAGTTGATATCGTTTacacttttatcaaaaatgcataaagaaatttaggtatttttgCTTTTATGGATTTTCAGATAGAGTTGTACAAGAGCCTGTGTAAACCTGGTGtcgattcagtaaaatgagACGGATTGTTCTTTGAAGGTAAGACGTATTCAGAGTACGAGAGCCTATGGGTAAATGAAGGGGTAATTTAGCGGATGAAGCTAATACGTATGTTGGACGAGTAGCAAAGGCTTATACTCTAAATTAATCTAGTTAACCTTCAAAGTACTATTTTTCTTACTATTTACGTTTTATACATTTCCAGTTAAATTCTAATGgtatcaaaaatatagttATCAGAAGGAGTGGACACTGAAACATGAATGGACTATCCAGGGTGAATTTAGTACTATCTGCTTACTCGCATATTCAATACGTAAGCCTTGGCCGCTTCGTTTGTCATATTGCCTTCTGATTGGATGATAAGTTCCAAGGTCGTTGTGACGTCGGCCGCCATGGATACGTCACCGCAGACGTAAAAATGCCCGCCATTTTTGTGAATTGTTTTATAGATATTGGGTGCATTTCTCTTCAGGAGATGTTGTACATAGgtctgaaataaaagaaaataggTCCGAGTTGAAAATATAGgtcaaaatacaaaaattgttATAGAAAATGGAAACACGACCTATCCCGACAGATGGTTCGACTAAAATCGGCGTTACATAAGTCAAGGTTTTCATTGAACGTCCCTCATATCTAATATAAACAAAATGCTTGCAATTTTTTCATAgtgttcacttttcataaGGGTAGACATGAATATGAGTATATGACACGACGACTTTGAAACTTAATTCACCTAAAATCTACAATCAAGTAAACAAATAACTGGACGATGAAGAATGTTCTAAATGAGTAATCGAACGAACCTTTGGGATTCCGACCTCTCTGGATAGAGCGATGTGAACTGCATGAAGACTCTCTGTAGTAAGCGCATTATCCGTTTCATCTTTAAACAATAAATCTACCGTTGATTGTCGACATCCGAAATATAACTCATAGTTCCCCCAACTCGAAGAATCTGCAACAATATAGTCAGATGTAATCATGAGAATTGAGAGTCCGATATGTTGAACAATGAAAGCATAGGCTTATAGAGGTGAAACGGGTAAGATGGGGATATGGGGGATGGGGAAGAGGGCTAGGGGTAGATTTGAGAGTAGGTGGAGGGATGGAGAGACAATAAGCAAAGACGAGGGTTGGTAATAGGAAAGATGGAGAGGGAAAGTGGGAAAGGGAGAGTGAAAAGAGGAGACGAGTGGGGGGAGAAAGAGATGGGGAGGAAAGTGAAAGGGAAAAGTAGGAGAGAGGAGGTTGTGAAGTAATACCTTCAATATTGTTTCTATCGAATTCTCGTTGTTGCCAAAAACTTCTGAAAGGAGCGATACCGGTCCCCGGGCCGACCATTATTACCGGTCGACTGTGATCGTCTGGTAAATGGAACGACGGAGCCCTGAAATAATACAACGAGTCAGACTGTAAAATGGTAAGACAATCTAAAAGAGAGTTAActattttttgattgaaagtCCTTTCAAGCCTTggtttttgtgaaattgatCCTGAAATGAAGAATTGTTTCTAAGCGTGTGGCGCCCTTGAAggaaatcagttttgaaaatggctaaCAGAATTGaatctaaacgtcactactctcttagttctagaaatggctcatagaattgagtctcaACATCggtactctcttagttttaaaaatggtTCATAAAACTGAGTCTCAACACCACTACTAtcgaattgagtctaaacaattgagtctaaacgtcactgcTCTCTTAGTTCATAGTTGttttttttgataatgatgataatttattttcatttaattacgTTACACGATGAGGTTATTTTCACAGTTCGGAATAACTAGATGATCAAATTTTCCGAAGgtttttctatttgaaatagaGACAGTCACATGCCTATGGAAACTTTAACAACACTAAATGTCACTGATAATtgttatacatatttcatctatatttcGTATTTCTTTATTGTTTCATGTCTCCATCTTATTACTCATTGTCCTCTGAGACTGTTTGTCTGTGTCAGAATGtgttaattgttgtttgtctCACTGTCATGTCACTACtcgtcacctttgtttttgtatcattttccatGTCTCAACCTGTCTGAATCTGTGTTATATAAATAGCTATGTGTAAAAATAAAGTCAGTTCCAGTTTTGGTATTCCAAACTGATAGTTCGCTCGTTACTCTTTCGCTCTGTTCCGGATTTCCGACGTCGACCATTCTTCGAGAATAGGACAGAAAATAGCGTTGCTAAATTGGTGTTAGAACCGGCGGGCAAGTTTTATATTCAACTGCCCGTATAAGATCCTGGTACCGCGCTCTCAACAGCTAGTTTTCCCCATCACGATGAATATTCTACCACCGGCAGTCGTAGTAACCCTTCAAGAGGCTGGATACCACCAGGCACCTCAGAATTGGACTATTAATGCCGAGGAAGGATGTATCAAAGTTTCACTGACATGGACAGTCCAGTCATCGAAGCCATCGAAAGCGGTGAAATCGAAGTCTACTCTGAATCGGGACCGTAGACGTATGCAGGAATTCCTGAACCGAAGGATGCTGAAAACAGAAGTTCCGAAGTCAACGAAATCAGATAACGCTACCATGGACACAGCGGTCATGACTGTCAACGCGACTCATGATATAAGATCTCAGACAGTTGAGGACGTCATAACTACcgctgaaataaagaaattggaAGAAACTTCGCAGAAACTTTCAGGTGAACTTGTCGATTTGAAGGTCAATTTAGAATCAAAAGAAAGAACTATTATTGGACAACAAAAAGAAATCTTTGGACTACAATCAAAATTGGATAAATTAAAAATGCGAAATTATCCTTGTCATTGCGCTAAAGATCCGAAAAACTCTCAAGCATGCGAAGATACATTAACTGATATCGGTGATCTTTACGAAGCAGACCAACCGAAAATCATGGCTGCAAAACGATCAGGAATATTATATGAGGTCCGGGTGCAAGATCCAATCTCGAGAAAATACGCTGATTTCTTTGTGCACTGGGGACaatcattatcatcagttttctatgacattttgaacagatacgatttgaatataaaatcattcaCCTATCGCGAACCAGATTCCAAAAATAAATGCTTGGACATTGATCGAAATACTTCATTGTGCTCGTTACATGAATCAGGAATCATCAAACACTTATGGGATAAAAAGGGTAGAAATATAGTTTGGTTAGGAATGAGATTTTGATTAGCTTGTGAATGATCAATACTTTTaatttgtataaaaatagtgTTCTCaaattgataattcttcattaaattcatttcatctaattttCGGGGACGAAAACTTTCAGAACGTAGTGGGGGAGGATTTAACAACACTAAATGTCACTGATAATtgttatacatatttcatctatatttcGTATTTCTTTATTGTTTATGTCTCCATCTTATTACTCATTGTCCTCTGAGACTGTTTGTCTGTGTCAGAATGtgttaattgttgtttgtctCACTGTCATGTCACTACtcgtcacctttgtttttgtatcattttccatGTCTCAACCTGTCTGAATCTGTGTTATATAAATAGCTATGTGTAAAAATAAAGTCAGTTCCAGTTTTGGTATTCCAAACCGATAGTTCGCTCGTTACTCTTTCGCTCAATTCCGGATTTCCGACGTCGACCATTCTTCGAGAATAGGACAGAAAATAGCGTTGCTAAAAAACCACCTCGGATACCCGCGGTTCCCCGCTTTGCAGATC is a window of Tubulanus polymorphus chromosome 2, tnTubPoly1.2, whole genome shotgun sequence DNA encoding:
- the LOC141900380 gene encoding uncharacterized protein LOC141900380, which produces MICTYVFPGRNEKMCTVWVEACDFDGLDFHFKLDSKIHHEIRSAALYTTGSRSRPVIKMLMRLRRITVSQMNASLRDNRFADIRFTVPGYRMYLSSDRSEQCFHDNAGAWPVFALKLETESVMGTCPPVELLNN
- the LOC141900301 gene encoding uncharacterized protein LOC141900301, with amino-acid sequence MRLVIFLSIATIAVASATTEKHGVVKNRRDLAVIDEKLQNENPLKRSKRSLCSIEENLTSALHRLRGITKIIRLREKQVSIFGTTELADDLIDFALGKSGTELAIKDVIGPLYVTYKIVTGVESEPLKVFAVLDLIRRGGQVDLKGILEDLVAFALKIKHISFNPHKIEEMFKKAFNGLRGHPHRAHHRLRGHRHRHRQRHHPHRPHRPHRPHRPHKPHMPRKPHKPHKPHKFHRSQRQRHGHKDKKTNNIPGNVMP